In Pectobacterium aroidearum, the following are encoded in one genomic region:
- the nrdG gene encoding anaerobic ribonucleoside-triphosphate reductase-activating protein — translation MNYHQYYPVDVVNGPGTRCTLFVAGCVHECVGCYNKSTWRLNSGQPFTQEQEDRIIADLQDTVIPRQGISLSGGDPLHPRNVPDILRLVERIRAECPGKDIWVWTGYVLAELTPEQQRVVDLINVLVDGKFVQDLKDPALIWRGSSNQVVHRLR, via the coding sequence ATGAATTACCACCAGTATTATCCCGTTGATGTCGTCAACGGCCCCGGCACCCGCTGCACGCTGTTTGTCGCTGGCTGCGTGCATGAGTGTGTCGGGTGCTACAACAAAAGCACCTGGCGACTGAATTCCGGTCAGCCGTTTACGCAGGAGCAGGAAGATAGGATCATCGCCGATCTTCAGGATACAGTGATTCCCCGGCAGGGAATTTCATTATCTGGCGGCGATCCGCTTCACCCACGGAATGTGCCTGATATCCTGCGGCTGGTCGAACGCATACGCGCGGAATGCCCGGGCAAAGATATCTGGGTCTGGACGGGCTACGTGCTGGCGGAACTGACGCCGGAGCAGCAGCGGGTGGTCGATCTCATCAACGTCTTGGTCGATGGAAAATTTGTGCAAGATCTGAAAGATCCCGCACTGATTTGGCGCGGCAGCAGCAATCAGGTTGTCCACCGCCTACGGTAA
- a CDS encoding polymer-forming cytoskeletal protein, which yields MFSFDKNKKDAKEPQERSEINSSPAISPSNELINSVNPVRVKKDTFISQGARMTGSLVVDGNITVEGRVEGDVQCDNTIKVEHTGQVNGEMKSQQIIINGRVEGRIAASVVAILAQGKVFGDIFTDELSIEKGGVFTGQSHPLTPPTQNQEKLTYVDKKKEKAAKAPAEQENVVALAGNVPTA from the coding sequence ATGTTTTCATTTGATAAAAACAAAAAAGACGCAAAAGAACCGCAAGAGCGCAGTGAAATAAACAGCTCCCCCGCGATCAGCCCATCGAACGAGTTGATTAATTCAGTGAACCCTGTACGCGTGAAAAAAGACACCTTCATTTCTCAGGGCGCACGCATGACGGGATCTCTGGTGGTGGATGGCAATATCACCGTCGAAGGCCGGGTAGAAGGTGATGTGCAGTGCGATAACACGATTAAAGTGGAGCACACTGGTCAGGTAAATGGCGAAATGAAATCGCAGCAGATCATCATCAATGGTCGCGTTGAAGGACGCATCGCTGCCAGCGTCGTTGCTATTCTGGCGCAGGGAAAAGTATTCGGCGATATCTTCACCGATGAACTCTCCATCGAAAAAGGCGGCGTCTTCACCGGCCAGTCCCACCCGCTGACCCCACCTACGCAGAATCAGGAAAAACTGACCTACGTGGACAAGAAAAAAGAGAAAGCCGCTAAGGCGCCCGCAGAACAAGAAAACGTTGTCGCACTAGCGGGTAATGTGCCAACGGCGTGA
- the nrdD gene encoding anaerobic ribonucleoside-triphosphate reductase: protein MKPVVIKRDGCQVPFDEVRIKEAVERAAHAAGVNDADYCATVACAVAQQMQDKSRVDIREIQDAVENLLMSGNYKKLARTYIEYRHDRDIARERHGRLNQEIRGLVEQSNMALLNENANKDSKVIPTQRDLLAGIVAKHYAKQYILPRDVVLAHERGEIHYHDLDYSPFFPMFNCMLIDLNGMLTNGFKMGNAEIEPPKSISTATAVTAQIIAQVASHIYGGTTINRIDEILAPFVTASHAKHKAVAEEWQIPDADNYALTRTEKECYDAFQSLEYEVNTLHTANGQTPFVTFGFGLGVSWESRLIQESILRNRIAGLGKNHKTAVFPKLVFAIRDGLNHKAGDPNYDIKQLALECASKRMYPDILNYDQVVNVTGSFKTPMGCRSFLGVYEENGQQVHDGRNNLGVISLNLPRIALEAEGNEDRFWTLLDQRLALAKKALMTRIARLESVKARVAPILYMEGACGVRLKADDSIADIFKNGRASISLGYIGLHETINALFGNQTHVFDDETLRAKAIAIIACLKDATEQWKDETGYGFSLYSTPSENLCDRFCRLDTAEFGVVQGVTDKGYYTNSFHLDVEKKVNPYQKIDFELPYPPLANGGFICYGEYPNLQHNLKALEDVWDYSYSRVPYYGTNTPIDECYECGFTGEFECTSKGFTCPKCGNHDSARVSVTRRVCGYLGSPDARPFNAGKQEEVKRRIKHLGNGQLG from the coding sequence GTGAAACCAGTTGTGATTAAACGGGACGGTTGCCAGGTGCCTTTTGATGAAGTGCGTATCAAAGAGGCGGTCGAACGCGCGGCACATGCAGCCGGTGTCAATGATGCAGATTACTGCGCAACTGTGGCCTGTGCGGTCGCTCAACAAATGCAGGACAAATCGCGCGTAGATATCCGCGAGATTCAGGACGCCGTCGAAAACCTGCTGATGTCCGGCAATTACAAAAAACTGGCGCGAACCTACATCGAATACCGCCACGACAGAGACATCGCACGTGAACGCCACGGTCGGCTGAATCAGGAAATTCGCGGTCTGGTCGAGCAGAGCAACATGGCGCTGCTGAACGAGAACGCCAACAAAGACAGTAAAGTCATTCCCACCCAGCGCGATCTGCTGGCGGGTATCGTCGCCAAGCATTACGCCAAGCAGTACATTCTGCCGCGTGATGTGGTCCTGGCGCACGAGCGCGGCGAGATTCACTATCACGACCTCGACTATTCGCCCTTTTTCCCGATGTTTAACTGCATGCTGATCGACCTGAACGGCATGCTGACCAACGGCTTCAAAATGGGTAACGCGGAAATTGAGCCACCGAAGTCGATCTCAACCGCGACCGCCGTCACCGCGCAGATTATCGCTCAGGTCGCCAGCCACATTTATGGCGGCACCACGATTAACCGCATTGATGAAATTCTGGCGCCGTTCGTCACCGCCAGCCATGCAAAACATAAAGCCGTAGCAGAAGAGTGGCAGATTCCAGATGCAGACAACTATGCCCTGACCCGCACGGAAAAAGAGTGCTACGACGCTTTTCAGTCTCTGGAATACGAAGTCAATACGCTGCACACCGCTAACGGCCAGACCCCGTTCGTCACCTTTGGTTTCGGGCTCGGCGTCAGTTGGGAATCGCGTCTGATTCAGGAATCTATCCTGCGCAATCGCATTGCCGGGCTGGGTAAAAACCACAAAACGGCGGTCTTCCCGAAACTGGTCTTCGCCATTCGCGATGGCCTGAACCACAAAGCAGGCGATCCGAATTACGATATCAAACAGCTTGCGCTGGAGTGCGCCAGCAAGCGTATGTACCCGGATATCCTGAACTACGATCAGGTCGTCAACGTCACCGGCTCGTTCAAAACGCCAATGGGCTGCCGCAGTTTCCTCGGTGTTTATGAGGAAAACGGCCAGCAGGTTCATGACGGTCGCAATAACTTAGGCGTGATAAGCCTGAACCTGCCACGTATTGCGCTGGAAGCCGAAGGCAATGAAGACCGCTTCTGGACACTGCTCGATCAGCGTCTGGCGCTGGCGAAGAAAGCGCTGATGACACGTATTGCACGGCTGGAAAGTGTGAAAGCCCGCGTTGCGCCCATCCTGTATATGGAAGGTGCCTGCGGCGTGCGCTTAAAAGCAGACGACAGCATTGCAGACATCTTCAAGAACGGACGCGCCTCCATTTCGCTAGGCTACATCGGCCTGCATGAAACGATTAATGCCCTCTTCGGTAACCAAACGCACGTGTTTGATGACGAAACGCTGCGTGCCAAAGCCATCGCCATCATCGCCTGTCTGAAAGATGCTACCGAGCAGTGGAAAGACGAAACGGGCTACGGCTTCAGCCTGTACAGCACGCCGAGTGAAAACCTGTGTGACCGCTTCTGCCGTCTGGATACCGCCGAGTTTGGCGTCGTGCAGGGCGTGACGGACAAAGGGTATTACACCAACAGCTTCCACCTCGATGTAGAGAAGAAGGTAAACCCTTACCAGAAAATCGACTTCGAGCTGCCCTATCCGCCACTGGCTAACGGCGGGTTCATTTGCTACGGCGAATACCCGAACCTGCAACACAACCTCAAAGCGCTGGAAGACGTGTGGGATTACAGCTACAGCCGCGTGCCTTACTACGGCACCAACACGCCGATCGACGAATGCTATGAGTGTGGTTTCACTGGTGAATTCGAGTGCACCAGCAAAGGCTTCACCTGCCCGAAATGCGGCAACCACGATTCGGCACGCGTTTCCGTCACGCGCCGCGTGTGCGGCTATCTCGGCAGCCCGGATGCTCGCCCGTTCAACGCCGGTAAACAGGAAGAAGTTAAGCGTAGAATCAAGCATTTAGGCAACGGTCAACTGGGGTAA
- a CDS encoding carbohydrate porin: MKPSHLAVTIGLLLSSPFYVSAANTDSIEARLNAMEQRLQQAEARAQAAEARADAAEKQTQQLATRTTQTEQKTQQVEQRTTALAKQKSFADGFEFHGYARSGLSINDSATSSKTDIGPGMSPAGQTGGHIGRLGNEDDTYVEIKLEHKQKLDNGATTRFKVMMADGQRSYNDWTATTSDLNIREAFVELGSLPTFTGAFKDTTLWAGKRFDRDNFDIHWLDSDVVFLAGTGGGIYDVKWADSAKSNFSLYGRSLGEITSLDNDIKNYVFTANNYIGPFQFMLSGLTAKNNDVKQNTGTSRDNTFVTNTNAGDKGYHAMVAYHGDSFYGLRDGTSKTAILYGHGLGGEVKNIGADGNLTNDANTWRFATYGTTALNKTWSFAPSILAQTSKDRYVNGDSYEWVTFNARLIQEITENFALAYEGSYQYMDLDPRGYRSLNQVSGGFYKLTFAPTFKVGDIGNFFSRPELRVFASYMDWDKRLDNYSSEDTFGSTGFKAGGEWNFGIQMETWF, from the coding sequence ATGAAACCAAGCCACCTTGCTGTGACGATAGGATTATTACTCTCCTCCCCGTTTTATGTTTCTGCTGCCAACACCGATAGTATTGAAGCTCGCCTGAACGCCATGGAGCAACGACTGCAACAGGCGGAAGCCCGTGCTCAGGCCGCCGAGGCCAGAGCTGACGCCGCGGAAAAGCAAACCCAACAGCTCGCCACTCGCACGACGCAAACCGAACAGAAAACCCAGCAGGTGGAGCAGCGCACGACGGCGCTGGCTAAGCAAAAATCATTCGCCGATGGATTTGAATTCCACGGCTACGCGCGTTCCGGCCTGTCGATCAATGATTCCGCCACCAGTTCCAAAACCGATATCGGGCCGGGCATGTCCCCTGCGGGTCAGACTGGCGGACATATTGGTCGTTTAGGCAATGAGGACGACACCTACGTCGAGATCAAACTGGAACACAAACAGAAGCTGGATAACGGCGCGACCACTCGCTTCAAGGTGATGATGGCGGACGGCCAGCGCAGCTATAACGACTGGACGGCAACCACCAGCGACCTGAATATCCGCGAAGCCTTCGTCGAGCTGGGTTCATTACCGACCTTCACCGGCGCCTTTAAGGACACCACGCTGTGGGCGGGTAAACGCTTCGATCGCGATAACTTCGATATTCACTGGCTGGACAGCGACGTGGTTTTCCTCGCGGGCACCGGTGGCGGGATCTATGACGTGAAATGGGCGGATAGCGCCAAGAGTAACTTCTCGCTGTATGGCCGCAGCCTCGGCGAAATTACCTCGCTGGATAACGACATCAAAAACTACGTCTTTACCGCGAATAACTACATCGGGCCCTTCCAGTTCATGCTGAGCGGGTTAACCGCGAAGAACAACGATGTAAAACAAAATACCGGTACAAGCCGCGATAACACCTTCGTTACCAATACCAATGCGGGCGATAAAGGCTATCACGCCATGGTGGCTTACCACGGCGACAGCTTCTACGGCTTACGCGACGGGACATCGAAAACCGCGATCCTCTACGGTCACGGACTGGGCGGCGAAGTGAAGAACATCGGTGCCGACGGCAACCTGACCAACGACGCCAACACCTGGCGGTTTGCGACTTACGGTACGACCGCGTTGAACAAAACCTGGAGCTTTGCTCCATCCATTCTGGCGCAAACCAGTAAAGACCGTTACGTCAACGGCGATAGCTACGAATGGGTGACGTTTAATGCGCGCCTGATTCAGGAAATCACCGAAAACTTTGCACTGGCCTATGAAGGCAGCTATCAATACATGGACCTCGATCCGCGCGGCTATCGCAGCCTGAATCAGGTGAGCGGCGGCTTCTACAAATTGACCTTCGCACCGACGTTCAAGGTTGGCGATATCGGTAACTTCTTTAGCCGTCCTGAACTGCGCGTGTTTGCCAGCTACATGGACTGGGATAAACGACTGGATAATTACTCCAGTGAAGATACGTTTGGCTCCACCGGCTTTAAAGCAGGCGGCGAATGGAACTTCGGTATCCAGATGGAAACCTGGTTCTAA
- a CDS encoding aminoimidazole riboside kinase, translating to MANRIWVMGDAVVDLIPEDAERYLKCPGGAPANVAVGIARLGGNSAFIGRVGDDVFGHFLKTVLEQENVDTHHMAHDRFHRTSTVVVSLDETGERAFTFMVRPSADLFLQPEDLPIFNRGEWLHLCSIALSQEPSRSTAFEAMRQIKAAQGRVSFDPNIRDDLWQSEQELRDCLTQALMLADVVKLSREELAFLCSTPDVEAGIQQFMQRYPTQLLLVTLGSEGVWLHDRHQLRHFAAPSVTPVDTTGAGDAFVAGLLHGLAQYDDLSQPLSWDPIIAQAQRCGALATTAKGAMTALPYAQQLHALP from the coding sequence ATGGCAAATAGAATTTGGGTCATGGGCGACGCGGTTGTCGATCTCATCCCGGAAGATGCGGAACGCTATCTGAAATGCCCCGGTGGAGCACCGGCGAATGTCGCCGTTGGCATTGCCAGACTGGGCGGAAACAGCGCGTTTATCGGTCGCGTCGGTGACGATGTTTTTGGCCATTTTCTCAAAACAGTGCTGGAACAGGAAAACGTCGATACCCATCACATGGCGCACGACAGGTTCCACCGAACCTCAACCGTGGTCGTGAGCCTTGATGAAACAGGGGAACGTGCCTTCACATTTATGGTACGCCCAAGTGCCGACCTGTTTTTACAGCCGGAAGACCTGCCGATATTCAACCGGGGAGAATGGCTGCACCTCTGCTCTATCGCACTCTCACAGGAACCCTCACGCAGTACCGCCTTTGAGGCAATGCGGCAGATAAAAGCCGCGCAGGGGCGGGTCAGCTTCGACCCGAATATCCGTGACGATCTCTGGCAAAGCGAGCAGGAACTGCGCGACTGCCTGACACAGGCGCTGATGCTGGCCGACGTGGTGAAGCTGTCGCGTGAAGAGCTGGCTTTTCTGTGTTCAACACCGGACGTTGAAGCAGGGATTCAGCAGTTCATGCAGCGCTACCCCACACAGCTCTTGCTAGTGACACTAGGCAGTGAAGGCGTCTGGCTGCACGATCGCCACCAGCTACGACATTTTGCCGCACCATCGGTGACCCCTGTCGATACTACAGGGGCAGGAGACGCTTTCGTTGCCGGTTTACTGCATGGCCTGGCGCAGTATGACGACCTGTCACAGCCGCTTAGCTGGGATCCGATTATCGCGCAGGCACAGCGGTGTGGCGCACTTGCCACCACAGCAAAAGGCGCAATGACCGCACTTCCCTACGCTCAGCAATTGCACGCACTCCCTTAG
- a CDS encoding proteasome-type protease, with translation MTYCVAMCLSDGLVFASDSRTNAGVDHIATFKKLYVFQHENERVLVIQCAGNLATTQSIISLLNARIDAQHTPNLMQVNSMYDAAMLLGETVREVIHRDSSVQQNGSNTNFGCNLLLGGQIGGETHRLFHIYPEGNFIEATPDTPYFQIGESKYGKPIIDRVLTMDTPLEQAMCCALISIDSTLRSNLSVGLPLDVMIYRTGSFASTEQQRITENNAYFTTIRKAWSEGLLNTFRQLPPFPDIQP, from the coding sequence ATGACGTACTGTGTCGCCATGTGTCTGTCTGACGGCCTGGTTTTTGCCTCCGATTCCCGCACGAATGCGGGCGTCGATCACATTGCAACGTTCAAGAAACTCTATGTTTTCCAGCATGAGAATGAACGCGTGTTAGTGATCCAATGCGCGGGAAACCTGGCGACAACGCAAAGCATTATCAGCCTGCTCAACGCCCGTATTGACGCGCAGCATACGCCAAATCTCATGCAGGTTAACTCCATGTATGACGCCGCGATGTTGCTCGGGGAAACCGTGCGAGAAGTGATTCACCGCGATAGCAGCGTTCAGCAGAACGGCAGCAATACCAATTTCGGCTGCAACCTGCTGCTAGGCGGCCAGATTGGCGGTGAAACACATCGGCTGTTTCATATTTACCCTGAAGGTAACTTCATTGAGGCCACGCCGGATACCCCGTATTTCCAGATCGGCGAGAGTAAGTACGGAAAACCGATCATCGATCGCGTGTTGACGATGGATACCCCTCTGGAACAAGCCATGTGCTGTGCGCTGATTTCTATCGATTCCACCTTGCGCAGTAATCTGTCGGTCGGTCTGCCACTGGATGTCATGATTTACCGCACCGGCAGTTTTGCCAGCACTGAACAGCAACGCATTACGGAAAACAATGCCTACTTCACGACGATCCGTAAAGCCTGGTCGGAAGGGCTACTGAATACTTTCCGCCAGCTTCCTCCGTTCCCCGATATTCAACCGTAA
- a CDS encoding pyridoxal-dependent decarboxylase — protein MSELTLLADADERGRRYLAENAQRRVFPDAAALAALARFDEALPQQGFSPESTLTLLDEVGSPATTASNGPNYFGFVIGASLPVAAASERLMIAWDQCASTFDNSPVSATLERLASRWVLDALNLPKESAVGFGTSATACTLSCLAAARRALLAKQGWDFDNDGLNGAPEITVVISELTHITVKKALRVLGFGLRHLRIAPVNAFGQIDVAQLPPLDDRTILCLQAGEVNTGEFDDFAQIIPIAKAAGAWVHVDGAFGLWARASSHAALTEGIELADSWTTDAHKWLNTPYDCAMAICRDADALAEAMNADAVYSSAARDAQKNLTLEFSRRPRGIPVWAALRTLGRDGVAEMVERHCRQAAFIADGLRHAGFEVLNRVVLNQVLLRGETNGQTTAIRDALQASGKAWFGGTVWQGRPALRISVSSWRTQDDNVQALITLLTEIKARTPH, from the coding sequence ATGAGCGAACTGACATTACTGGCTGATGCCGACGAGCGCGGCCGACGCTATCTGGCTGAGAATGCACAGCGTCGGGTTTTCCCCGATGCCGCTGCCCTCGCCGCGCTGGCACGTTTTGATGAAGCGCTGCCGCAACAGGGCTTCTCGCCCGAAAGCACGCTGACGCTGCTGGATGAGGTCGGCTCACCAGCTACCACCGCCTCCAATGGCCCAAACTATTTTGGCTTTGTTATCGGTGCCTCATTGCCGGTCGCCGCCGCTTCCGAGCGATTAATGATCGCCTGGGATCAGTGCGCCTCCACCTTTGATAACTCACCAGTCTCCGCCACGCTGGAACGTCTCGCCAGCCGCTGGGTACTCGATGCGCTGAACTTGCCCAAAGAAAGCGCCGTGGGTTTCGGCACCAGCGCTACCGCCTGCACGCTTTCCTGCCTGGCCGCCGCACGTCGTGCTCTGCTGGCAAAACAGGGCTGGGATTTTGACAACGATGGACTGAACGGTGCGCCTGAAATTACGGTCGTGATTTCGGAACTGACGCACATTACCGTGAAGAAAGCGCTACGCGTACTCGGCTTTGGGCTACGCCATTTACGTATCGCGCCCGTGAATGCGTTTGGGCAGATCGATGTGGCACAGCTTCCTCCTCTGGACGACCGCACCATTCTTTGTTTGCAGGCGGGCGAGGTAAACACGGGGGAATTCGATGACTTTGCGCAGATCATTCCAATCGCTAAAGCGGCAGGTGCCTGGGTTCACGTTGATGGTGCCTTCGGACTGTGGGCCAGAGCCTCGTCCCACGCGGCGCTCACCGAGGGCATCGAACTGGCCGACAGTTGGACAACAGACGCGCATAAATGGCTGAATACCCCCTACGACTGCGCGATGGCGATTTGCCGCGATGCGGATGCGCTGGCCGAAGCGATGAACGCGGATGCCGTCTATTCCAGTGCAGCACGCGATGCCCAGAAGAACCTGACACTCGAATTTTCCCGCCGGCCGCGCGGCATTCCGGTATGGGCGGCACTGCGTACGCTGGGGCGCGACGGCGTGGCAGAGATGGTCGAACGACACTGCCGACAGGCAGCATTCATTGCCGACGGCCTGCGCCATGCGGGTTTTGAAGTACTGAATCGGGTGGTGCTTAATCAGGTTCTGCTGCGTGGGGAAACCAACGGCCAGACGACAGCAATACGAGACGCGTTGCAGGCGTCGGGCAAAGCATGGTTTGGCGGCACGGTGTGGCAAGGGCGTCCGGCACTGCGCATCAGCGTGTCATCCTGGCGCACGCAGGACGACAACGTGCAGGCGCTCATCACGCTGCTGACGGAAATCAAAGCTCGAACCCCACACTGA
- a CDS encoding MFS transporter codes for MKTSPIHTTSSVTECDLYSTQTTLPRALVLLFACASALSVANVYYAQPLLDALSVDFHISIAAVGGVMSATQLGCALALILLVPLGDILNRRYLMLAQLGALIVALIAVGLSTTSLALLIGMLAVGMLGTAMTQGLIAYAATAAAPQERGRVVGAAQGGVVIGLLLARVLSGFIADVAGWRSVYFFSALLMLLLAVLLWRTLPHQLLARQRPHYSALLLSMLTLLRQERVLQIRGTIALLMFAALSIFWSALVLPLSREPYFFSHTVIGAFGLVGILGALAAVKAGSLADKGREQWVSGIALLLLLTSWLPLWLAPYSLLALVVGIIVLDLGGQAIHVTNQSMIFKTHPDAHSRLVGCYMLFYSIGSGLGAMATTAAYDAAGWSGVCLLGAAVSLTALLFWKVTLHASAPSPAASTP; via the coding sequence ATGAAAACCAGCCCTATTCATACCACGTCATCCGTCACTGAGTGCGATCTTTACAGCACGCAGACGACATTGCCGCGCGCGTTAGTTTTGCTGTTTGCCTGTGCCAGCGCCCTCAGCGTCGCCAATGTGTATTACGCACAGCCGCTGTTGGATGCATTATCGGTAGATTTTCACATCAGCATCGCTGCCGTTGGCGGCGTGATGAGCGCAACACAGCTTGGCTGTGCGCTGGCGTTAATTCTTCTAGTACCGCTGGGTGATATCCTCAATCGACGCTATTTGATGCTCGCCCAGTTGGGTGCGCTCATCGTGGCGCTGATCGCCGTTGGGCTATCCACCACGTCCCTGGCTCTATTGATCGGCATGCTGGCCGTGGGCATGCTCGGCACGGCAATGACTCAGGGGCTGATTGCTTATGCCGCGACGGCTGCCGCACCACAGGAGCGCGGGCGCGTGGTGGGTGCGGCACAGGGCGGCGTGGTGATTGGGCTATTGCTGGCGCGCGTGCTGTCCGGCTTTATCGCCGATGTCGCAGGCTGGCGCAGCGTGTACTTTTTCTCCGCGCTGCTGATGCTCCTGCTTGCCGTGCTTTTATGGCGCACACTGCCGCATCAGCTGCTTGCCCGGCAACGCCCGCACTATTCCGCGTTGCTGCTCTCTATGCTGACCCTGCTGCGTCAAGAACGGGTGTTGCAAATACGCGGCACCATCGCTTTACTGATGTTTGCTGCCCTGAGCATTTTCTGGAGCGCACTGGTTCTGCCGCTGAGTCGCGAACCGTATTTCTTTTCTCATACGGTTATCGGTGCGTTTGGTCTGGTGGGGATTCTCGGCGCATTGGCGGCGGTAAAAGCGGGCTCATTGGCCGATAAAGGCCGCGAACAGTGGGTCAGCGGCATCGCCCTGTTATTGCTGCTGACATCGTGGCTGCCGCTGTGGTTAGCCCCCTATTCTCTCCTCGCGCTGGTGGTCGGCATCATCGTTCTCGATCTGGGCGGACAGGCCATTCACGTCACCAACCAAAGCATGATTTTCAAGACGCATCCCGATGCGCACAGCCGTCTGGTTGGCTGTTATATGTTGTTTTATAGCATCGGCAGCGGGCTTGGCGCGATGGCAACGACAGCGGCGTATGACGCTGCGGGCTGGTCAGGCGTGTGCCTCCTTGGCGCAGCCGTCAGCCTGACGGCGCTGCTTTTCTGGAAAGTGACGCTGCACGCCTCAGCGCCGTCACCGGCCGCTTCCACGCCATAG
- a CDS encoding helix-turn-helix domain-containing protein, producing the protein MVKRKSLKEDACPVARALDVVGDRWALLIIRDAFDNRRRFSDFQRSLGVAKNILTDRLRTLVDEGILSVQPVSDSSAYQEYVLTPKGEQLFPLVVALRQWGEQQLFAEGEPHSLLLDRHTGQPLQAMLPHSAQGQPVVGQDTFVQKVD; encoded by the coding sequence ATGGTGAAGCGCAAAAGTCTGAAAGAGGATGCGTGTCCCGTCGCCCGCGCGCTGGATGTGGTTGGCGATCGCTGGGCGTTGCTGATTATCCGCGATGCCTTCGACAATCGTCGCCGTTTTAGCGATTTTCAGCGTAGTTTGGGCGTTGCCAAAAATATTCTGACCGACCGCCTGCGCACGTTGGTTGACGAAGGTATTTTGTCCGTTCAGCCTGTTTCCGACAGTTCGGCTTATCAGGAATATGTCCTGACGCCAAAAGGCGAGCAACTGTTCCCGCTTGTTGTGGCGTTACGCCAGTGGGGGGAACAGCAACTGTTCGCGGAGGGGGAACCTCACTCGCTGTTATTGGACAGACACACTGGTCAGCCTCTGCAAGCTATGCTGCCGCATTCTGCGCAAGGCCAGCCAGTGGTCGGGCAGGATACATTCGTTCAGAAAGTGGATTGA
- a CDS encoding YhbP family protein translates to MQKEPKETGSDLEAISRYLKKLHVLTLCVGENSELWCASCFYTYDDKLIAFYLMTELQTRHGEMMVRLPQVAGTVSGQPKSVMLIKGVQFRGQTVLLEGDEAQQARARYNTRFPIARASQAPIWRLDLTEIKMTDNALGFGKKRYWQRDE, encoded by the coding sequence ATGCAGAAAGAACCGAAAGAAACAGGCAGCGATCTTGAGGCAATCTCCCGTTATCTGAAGAAGCTACACGTTCTGACGTTATGCGTGGGTGAAAATTCGGAATTATGGTGTGCGAGTTGCTTCTATACTTATGACGATAAATTAATAGCCTTCTATCTGATGACAGAGTTGCAGACGCGCCACGGTGAAATGATGGTCAGGCTGCCACAGGTAGCGGGTACGGTCAGCGGCCAGCCGAAGAGTGTGATGCTGATTAAGGGCGTGCAGTTTCGGGGACAGACGGTGCTGTTAGAGGGAGATGAAGCCCAGCAGGCCAGAGCGCGGTATAACACGCGTTTTCCGATTGCCCGAGCATCGCAAGCGCCGATCTGGCGGCTCGATCTGACAGAAATCAAGATGACGGACAATGCGCTGGGCTTTGGTAAGAAACGCTACTGGCAGCGCGATGAGTAG